The Helianthus annuus cultivar XRQ/B chromosome 15, HanXRQr2.0-SUNRISE, whole genome shotgun sequence genomic sequence AGAAGCTTCGTGCGATGACGAACAACGCTGAAGAACAAGTTAAAGTACAAAAggagcaagaagcatttctcGTACAGCTGGCAGGAAGAACGACTCCAAAGGGGCTTCATTGTCTTTCCATGAGGCTTACAGCAGAGTATTTTGCGTTAAATCCCGAAGAGAGAAAGCTTCCTAGTAATCCCGACGTGCATGATCCGAATCTGCATCATTTCGTTGTGTTTTCTGACAATGTTTTGGCATGCTCCGTTGTGGTTGACTCTACCGTTTCCACCACAAAGGTATGCTGACCTTGCTTTATCTGcttatttttttacatatgtCAGTTCTTTATTTAAGCTATAGATAATTAGTTAATACACCTTCGCTGATGAAGCTTAAATGATTCTAACAAATTGTTATTCTGTCTCAGTTTACACCACATTTCGTATGTAATACATTTAGTGATACAATAAGAATATAACTCAAGTTTTATGTTATATAGGGTTTAAatatagggctgcaaacgaactgaacgttccgcaaacagttcgtgaaccgttcggcgggaagttcgtttaataaatgaacgacacatacaagaaatttcgttcgtttagttaaatgaacgaacatgaagtCATGAACAGAGGccacgttcgttcatttatgttcatgaacattcggtaacgtgttcgtttatgttcgatagttcattagtgtttttaatttctatattttatttaaattcttcaaaattccaacaaataaaACATTTAATATGTATTAGTGTtttatatattatgttcatgaacgcttgtttccatttgtgttcatgaacattagtttgtgttcatttgtgtcGTGAACGTTctttgcctaaaattaacaaacgaacacgaacacgttcatttccttaatgaacaaacacTAACAGAAAATCTTGTTTGGtaagcgttcatgaacagttcgtgaacacatatatttccttaacaaagGAACACTcttattcgtgttcgttcggttcgtttgcagccctaggtTTAATAATATTAGAGGTGGCAACCGTTTACCTAGAAATGGTTGATTTGGGTTATGTTTTGTATCTACTAGTAAAATGGGTCGGTATCAAAAGTGACTTGAGGGTATAATTTGCTTACAACCGTTTAAAAAGGAACAAAAAATGTTGACGGGTCAAGGCGACTTCACCTGAGTCACCTGACCCATTTTGATCTGCATTAAGATATACTCGTTTTGATCCTATCACGTTACTTAATTTGCAGGACCCACGGAAAATCGTGTTTCATGTGGTGACGGATTCGCTTAACTTTGCGGCAATCTCGATGTGGTTCATATTACATCCTCCGAAACAAGCAAAAATCCAGATTCATAACATGGATGGTTTCGATTGGTTCTCGACTAAATACGACCCACCGAATACTGATTCACAGGATCCGAGATATACTTCAACTTTAAACCATCTCAGGTTTTATTTACCGGACATTTTTCCGGTGTTAAATAAAATCGTACTTCTTGACCATGACGTGGTCGTACAAAAGGATTTAATACGCCTTTGGAGGGTAAATATGATGGGAAAAGTCAACGGGGCGGTCAAGACTTGTCAAGGGCATGATCCTGCGTTTCGGAGGATGGATTTGTTACTCAACTTATCGGACCCGATGGTGGGAAAACGATTTAGCGACAAGGCGTGCGTATGGGCGTTTGGTGTAAATGTGTTTGATTTGCAAGAGTGGAGGAAACGAAATTTGACCAATGTCTATAACCAATACTTGCAACTGGTATgttcctttttctttttttttttcaaaattttattagtAATTTACGCTCTATCCAACCATTGTTTGCTTTGAAATCGCATGCAGATCTAaagataatattattttttacgACTTTCTGCACTAAaattgattttctacaaatgctGACCCTTTTAATTATGAACGAGTCGACTCAATTATATTCTATCCGCTTAACATGTCAAATAAAATATAGCTAAAAGGGTTTTAATTGACCCATCTGGATAAATGGGTTGCCCCTCTTACGCGGCAAGTTGGGGAGATTGGTAACATGTCAAATGGGTTGGGTTGGGTCGACCCAAAACTCCATTTTGTCATGTAAACGTTTTTTAAAACAATTTGTGATTTAGTAGGTTATATGCCttaacaaaaaatatatattactAATTTTGTTTCGAGTTAAGCGATTTAGTAGGTTATATGCCTTTGCAAAACACTTTGGACGACGTCCAACGTCTTCAACCCTTTTTATTACTTagctatttttatttattttactaatTTGACTAGTTAGAGATAAACATAACTGAAATTGACCCGTTCCTAAGTAAATTAGTTGAAACTTCAACCTCTACCGTTCAAGAAAGCTAGCTTATAAATAACAGCTCAAGTAAAATGTCATTgatgtccctgaggtttggccagtcttgcgactttcgtccaaaggtttgtttttccacatctggatccaaaaggtttgaaatcttgactccatctatttttctctgttaagtcaggggtatttctgtcttttttggtAACTTGAAGAGCATTTcagtctttttcaggggtattcgtttttttacatatagtgccgaattgccctttaagttaacaaaaaggacggaaatacccttgacttaacggagaaaaatggatggagttcacgagctggatgaaaatggcaagatttcaaacttttCTTTATCCAGATACGGAAAAACCAACCTTTGGACGAaaatcgcaaaactggccaaacctcagggacgaaaatgacattttaatCTAACAGCTCAGACAATTTCGTTTTCTTTTTAGTAGTCATCGGCATTAacaatttgaaaatgtttattactTTTTTACCATAGGGAAAAAAGAAACCGATGTGGAAAGCTGGTAGCTTACCCCTAGGTTGGATGACATTTTACAATCAGACCACTGGTTTGGACCAAAAATGGCATGTTCATGGATTAGGATATCATTCTGGTATCAAACAAGAAGATATCGCGCAAGCGGCAGTCATACACTATGATGGAGTTATGAAACCATGGTTAGATATCGGCATCGAAAAATACAAAACGTATTGGAGGAAACATGTTAAATTCAATCACCCTTATTTGCAGCAGTGCAATATCACTTGATATCTATCTTTTACTCAAATACTTATTAGTCACAACTCAAAATGCactttagcttttttttttttagcaaatTATTTTTTCATTCCATTCTTGCAcactaacacccgtcaaaccgtAGTTTTTTCTTCAAGAAGTATTGTTAGAAATGGATGTTTGTTTGTGTATATTACTTGTATGGGTCGAGAAACTGTTTTTTCGATTACTTAACAATCGAATGAAGCTATTGCTACAGTGTTTTTATAGTAGTTTGTTGGCTCCCTTATTGGCTCTTTGTATAACTTGCTTAAATCGTTGTTCTCCCTCTGTAATCGATTGcgttcatacatatatatacattgcTGAGAATGACTTGTTCGCCAATACTACCTCCTGTCATGTTTGCACCCGTGGCGGTGGGTGCGCTCATTCGCACGGCTGCAGCAGGAGTCACTAATGTTACGTCTCCAAAAGAAAGTTGTGTGCGCAACTCAGCTAATCCGGCTTCCCTAGGCATTGACTCATACATCAACAACATCTGCTACTGTTTCATACGCCACACCTCTGGACTAACCATCAACATGGTGGGGGCAGACTACGCAGCGACATTGAGCGGAAGTGAACTAGTTGGGGATACACATATGGTAGCAGGTAACTTACCAAAGAATATAAGCTGAAATATAAGTTGAATAAGAATGCGAATGACGCCAATGAAAAGCAAGACCCGAAATCAACTTGACTTGGGATGTTGACTTCTACCAAAGAATATTCTAAGCATTGTTTGAAGGTTTGGAATTGGTCTAATATACAAAACAAAGCATTGTTAGCCTCGTTATAGGAAGAGAAGTGTTCATGTGACCGTCACGCGAGAATATGTATTTGTTTATCAGTAGGAAAACAAGTACGTAAGAGAGAGCTGAGAGAGAATGAATTGCTTAACTTACATGAGGTCACTAATATTTACTCAAAGTATTGTTATTCGTCATTATTAAGGAGATGTGTGACCATTTAGGGTATAACTGATTTGATGTTGACATTTGTATTTTGATTGCAGCGGTCATATTACCATGCAATTCGTGGATATTCCACGTCGACATGGTTTGTTAGTGTGCCCATTGTGATCCCGGATCTTAGATCGAAACCTCATGGATTATATCTGACCTAGACATACTAGATTTAGCATCATACATCTTCACTTATCCACCCGGTTCCCACGCTAATTCGTGTAATTTTCTGGTGTTCCTCACGTCAAATCAAGTACCTCCTTTTTATATTTAAGTATTCAAATCCCCATTCGATGAGCTCGAATAACGGTTGActacttttttttaacggcaaatgtTACTCCTACTATTTTACACCAATAATCATAAAATACTTCCTTGGCCAAGTTTGAACCTGAGACCTCCCCTACCTCTAACTAGTGTTTTTAAaaattaagagtaaactgccaaaatggtccctgaagtttggtcaatttagttcaaaactcaaaccttttgaatctgggtctccatggtttcaattttgttgtcattttcatccaaaatcaaaatctggttaacagaaaaagacaaaaaaagttggatgttaattgaaaaatctaaccagattttgcttttgaacgaaaatgacaataaaattgaaaccacatagaCTCAGATTTAAAAGATTTAAATTTTTTAGACTAAAGTAACAAAAATAACTAAAACTCAGAGATCAATTTTACGGTTTACTCTAAAATTAAAGATGTTGTATGAAGGCTCTTATAAAATATTTTTTCCTCCACTTGCAAATGCGAGTTTTATAGATATTTTAATTTAATTGGAATAAGATGCAAGTTTTATAGATATTTTAATATCGCTTTCTTCCCTCATGAAAGTGGGATTTCAAATCCTTTTCTTTGAAGATGCAAGTTTTATAGATATTTTAATATCGCTTTCTTCCCTCATGAAAGTGGGATTTCAAATCCTTTTCtttgaattttacaatttttAACATTCATTATGATTGTTGCTTATGGGTGTGAAAAAAATTCTAAACTTAATACCGATATTTTAGCAACAAATCTAGGGTCTATTTCTTAGTTCAAGATCCCTCTTACTAACTGGAATCAAAAAATTAGTAGATCTGTTCCGCCCAAAATGGTAATGGGCTAGTTCCGAATCGAATCTCTTTAGAAAGAAGATCTTTTGTCTCATGGTAGCCTGCTCCAGTCCCCTTACGAAACTTTCGTTATTGGGTTAGCCACCTAGAAAAAAACTCTT encodes the following:
- the LOC110926905 gene encoding probable galacturonosyltransferase 6 isoform X2, with the translated sequence MKQFRRRTRICILSLLFLSVVAPILLLYESKGFIEDLSSFKGRRELLRLNLVKQEEGGGLREPILNIYKDVTFDPVVSSGSPVLGVKSDEPAENNDITKRNGEPDAKGNNDVTKRNDAQPQERRVMDKKIKEMKDQLIRAKAYLSFALPAGNTHLIKELRLRVKELERAMGDAGKDSDLSKRAFQRMRAMENSLQKAGRIYPDCSSMVKKLRAMTNNAEEQVKVQKEQEAFLVQLAGRTTPKGLHCLSMRLTAEYFALNPEERKLPSNPDVHDPNLHHFVVFSDNVLACSVVVDSTVSTTKDPRKIVFHVVTDSLNFAAISMWFILHPPKQAKIQIHNMDGFDWFSTKYDPPNTDSQDPRYTSTLNHLRFYLPDIFPVLNKIVLLDHDVVVQKDLIRLWRVNMMGKVNGAVKTCQGHDPAFRRMDLLLNLSDPMVGKRFSDKACVWAFGVNVFDLQEWRKRNLTNVYNQYLQLGKKKPMWKAGSLPLGWMTFYNQTTGLDQKWHVHGLGYHSGIKQEDIAQAAVIHYDGVMKPWLDIGIEKYKTYWRKHVKFNHPYLQQCNIT
- the LOC110926905 gene encoding probable galacturonosyltransferase 6 isoform X1; amino-acid sequence: MKQFRRRTRICILSLLFLSVVAPILLLYESKGFIEDLSSFKGRRELLRLNLVKQEEGGGLREPILNIYKDVTFDPVVSSGSPVLGVKSDEPAENNDITKRNAGEPDAKGNNDVTKRNDAQPQERRVMDKKIKEMKDQLIRAKAYLSFALPAGNTHLIKELRLRVKELERAMGDAGKDSDLSKRAFQRMRAMENSLQKAGRIYPDCSSMVKKLRAMTNNAEEQVKVQKEQEAFLVQLAGRTTPKGLHCLSMRLTAEYFALNPEERKLPSNPDVHDPNLHHFVVFSDNVLACSVVVDSTVSTTKDPRKIVFHVVTDSLNFAAISMWFILHPPKQAKIQIHNMDGFDWFSTKYDPPNTDSQDPRYTSTLNHLRFYLPDIFPVLNKIVLLDHDVVVQKDLIRLWRVNMMGKVNGAVKTCQGHDPAFRRMDLLLNLSDPMVGKRFSDKACVWAFGVNVFDLQEWRKRNLTNVYNQYLQLGKKKPMWKAGSLPLGWMTFYNQTTGLDQKWHVHGLGYHSGIKQEDIAQAAVIHYDGVMKPWLDIGIEKYKTYWRKHVKFNHPYLQQCNIT